A region of the Candidatus Izemoplasmatales bacterium genome:
ACGTGGCCGTGACATCCTCACTTCATCGCGGATTCCGAATCGACGTCGATCCGCTTCGCGGACCGCTTCAGGATCAGCGTGTCGACCGGGAAGTACAGGAACACCATCGCAAGCGACAGCACGATGGGAATCGCCTTTCCCCAGAAGGGGGCGACGCGATCGCCTGCGTAGGCGATCCATCGGAATGCGAGGATCCCGAGGAGGATCACCATCGTCGTCAGGACTCCCATGAAGACGATGAGCGCTTCCGCATTCCGTTCGCGATGGGCATCGAGAATCGCCTCCAGCGATATGAACAGCCATACCGCGAGGGCGATCCCGGCGATGAGCAGAGCGAGCACATACCGCCCCACCATGGGATCGATGACCTGCAGGATCGCGAGGATCGACAGGACCCCCGCAATGATCCGGGCGACGAAGTTCCGTCGGGAGATCCGCTTCTTGACGATGCCAACGATGGGACCGACGACGAGTTTCGCGAACACCAGGATCACGCCGACGAGGACCGCGTAGTCGTCGGTTTCGCCGGTGACGAGCAGGAGGAGCCAAAGAGCGATCCCGCCGATCACCGAGAAGACGAAGTCGGTGATCAGGATCCCGGTCGGGAATGTCCCCGTGGCGCGATGGAGCGTGCTCTCGCGGTGGAGATAGGCGACGCCCTTCAGGAGGAACCATCCGAGCAACCCCGACATCAGGGCGAGGATGAGATAGCTGCCAAAGGCGAAGATGCCCTCGACCTCGACGAAGGGTCCTTCGAACCCCATGTCGATCCGGACTTGGACAGGGATCATGAGCGGCAAAAACAGCCAGCCGATCATCCAGTCGACGGAATAGAGGATCCGCGTGTTCTTCATGAGCGTCGCGCGGTCGGCATCGGAAGATCCCGAGGAGGATAGATACTTCGCCCTGCGGTAGAGGAAGAGGATCGTCGAGAGGAAGAGGAAGCTGACGATGGTCAGAAACCCGACGTAGGCGTTGACGGTGATGTAGGTCAGCGCGATGCCACCGACGTAGCCGAATCC
Encoded here:
- a CDS encoding helix-turn-helix transcriptional regulator, which codes for MTTGAKIQELRKKQNITQEQLADHLGVSRQSVSKWESGGAYPETDKLVRLGSLFHVSLDYLLRDDFEIAEPSTRRYDTVRFDTDTTVFALISGFGYVGGIALTYITVNAYVGFLTIVSFLFLSTILFLYRRAKYLSSSGSSDADRATLMKNTRILYSVDWMIGWLFLPLMIPVQVRIDMGFEGPFVEVEGIFAFGSYLILALMSGLLGWFLLKGVAYLHRESTLHRATGTFPTGILITDFVFSVIGGIALWLLLLVTGETDDYAVLVGVILVFAKLVVGPIVGIVKKRISRRNFVARIIAGVLSILAILQVIDPMVGRYVLALLIAGIALAVWLFISLEAILDAHRERNAEALIVFMGVLTTMVILLGILAFRWIAYAGDRVAPFWGKAIPIVLSLAMVFLYFPVDTLILKRSAKRIDVDSESAMK